The Polypterus senegalus isolate Bchr_013 chromosome 10, ASM1683550v1, whole genome shotgun sequence genomic interval AACAGAAGACAGCAGATGTCACCACACGGTGGCAGCCTTGTTTACAGTAGCCCGGGCCCCTTTGCAAAACGATTCGTGAGATTTTTGTATTGTTCGGTTGCATCatacagtgttgtttttttttttatttagcgaAGGCAACAATACAAACAATACTACAATGTGCTGCACAATTCCACGAAGACACTAACAAAAATGTCTCCGTCTGTTAATTATAATGGCTTTGTTACCGATTATCGTAACTATAAATGTCTTTTGATGTTAGAATCgaattcattttctaatttcGACAGGACTGGAATTTAGTTTTTATCTATATTTTTAGctctttgtgttatttatttttttattgagtaTATTATTTTACATGTAACGTAAATCAGTATTCCCAGTAAGTCTTTATACTGTGTCATTCACAGAACAAAACACTACATACGTATTTATTACGTGGGAAATGGATATTTGTATTATCTGGCAaatatttacataataaaagTCACTACCTGACAGATTATTTTAcataattatttgtttaatacTTAGTGGGTGTGTACGTGGATGTGTTGTGCATAAGACTGGTGGTCCGTCCAGGGTGGGCACTTGCTTTATATCTAGTTATGCCATAAGAAGGCTTCTTGTTCCCGTGCCATCGAAAATAGCCAAAGTGAGTGTAGTGATGGATAATACATTGTGTTACTGTCGGTCTTTActccttaaataatcttgttaaAATACTCCATATAGTTCTTCAACCGCGTCAATACCAGGACTTTGGCGTTCTCAACAACTAATGATCGATTTTGTGACAAAACACTTTTGTCAACAAAACACTTTTacactttctaattttactggcAACACTGCACCTACAGATAATGCAGAAACAACAAATAGCGATATTTAAATTAAGCCCTTCTGTTTTGTCCCAGTAATACAGAGAGGTACAAACCAGGCGGCATCAGACAGTGGTGGGAGGCAAACTCAGACAACCTTCTAAGCTCCGAGAACTcaaccacacaaacacacatagaaTACTATCATTACCAAAAATTGCAAAAAAGCTGCTTGAGCTGAACTTCAAAggaatcataataataatttaaagtcaAATTTTTAGATACTGGGCAGCAGAGCAACCTGGATGTCAAAGCCTTCCGTTTCtacaatattcttaatattagaggaggactaatatatattttcgTAGCACATAAGCTTTGAAACACTattgaaataaaattgttttgttgaaagttaaaatataaaagatGACTTACGTGAAACACTCAAACCGTTTTGGAAAAGAAATTCATAATTAAGCGTTATTAACTGGAAGTGTTTTGCGCAAATGTAACCTGACggcttgtatttcattttttgaatttgtttcttttaaacagTTCACAGTGAGCAAATTCAGTTTCTCTTCAATCTATCGACTGTGGCCAAGACAGAAAAGGTTCTAACAGCGGAGCTCCACCTTTTCAAACTGAGACAGAGGGCTACGCCTGCGCTTAACAGACATCATTTCTGTCAGGTAATAGCAAAGTTAACCATATATAACCAGCGCATTGTATACGTTTAATGCAGATCGATAGCTATGATCAAGGGAGGGCAGAGAAGTAATATGCATTTGATCTCGatataataatgtaaaaacaataaatataatgaTGTACAATTTAACAACCATCTTGGGTACTAAGGCcactttctatttattttaagtaGGGCCTCCACTTAAAACCATCCTCGATGCTTAATATGCCAAGAATTTATGGTTACTAGCATCAATATTCATGGAGTCAGTAGGCAACTGTAATACTGAGTACTTATTTCCATTAACCCATTTTGGGTTAAATCTTAGTTaaaactgaattggattaagtgggttaaacAATATTATGTTACTGACTCAAGTATAATAGTTAACCTTTATTGTTCTTATGTTGTAAAGAGATTGTAAAAGATTGATTTTTCACCTCCCCCTCTAGGCCAGTGGGAGACTGGAATGTGTACTGGTGTTAACTGCCTCATTTGTCTTAATAGGTTAATGTCTATCAAGTCATGGATAACAGAAAGGCAAGCCACAAGCTCTTGTCTTCTAGATTGGTTCCCATTCACACTACAGGCTGGGAGGTCTTCTCCATTACACATGCGGTGAGTTAGAAATGCAGACTGATAATTGGAATTTgtgcaattttttgtttttaatgctccATGAAGTGGCCATTGCTAAGATTTTGAAGTCATCAGTATTTTATTCATTTGGAACACCATTATGAGTTAGATATACTACTTACTGGATGCAGCAGAAACatattttttctcaaataaatGTTAACCAAACCTGGGAATTTAATCATTTCTTAAACTAAGAACCACACTTAAAACACATGAAAACAATTGGAgaatatctttattttaaagtcttaaattgtatttgttttttgagtGTCCAAAGACATCTATTTTTACAATGAGATCTTATTGTGATGTTTATGCAATCTTTGTTATGAAATTTTGTTGCTACTGTCTTGGCAAGATTTCAAGAggtgcttttttttgtttgttttgtttcatatgATATTAAACCtgttaaagggaaaaaaacaaatagctCGCCACACCTTTTTCCCAGCCTTATTccaaacaacaaaatgtatacaATGAACATGTAGTGTTTCATCTTTTCACCTCACTTGATTTTCTTGTACTTTAGCTCAGTATACAACTAGGCAAATGCATTTTGTAAAGCAACTCTATTCTTATGAGTCTGTTTTACTATTTGCAGACATGCACACATTTCTGTATATGTTGGTTAGAGAAAATGACTTAACCCGGTTATGAACAAGTTATGAACTAAAATGGTGTCAGATGTACCTCAAAACTAAATGTGAAAGTGTAAAAGTCTCTCTCCTTTGTGAAAAATATACAGGACTTCTACCAAGCAGTGTTTTAACCAGGCTTATCTTCTGACTTATGCTGTTTCTAGGTAAGAGCGTGGACCGCTGATGAGAACAGTAACCATGGCCTCTTAGTGACAGTCCGAAGTCTAGGAGGCACAAACTTGGATCCAAATCTTATTCGTTTTGCCTCAGGAAGAGATCACCATGAAAGCAAGCAGCCCATGCTTGTACTGTTTACAGATGATGGCCGTAGAGCTGCCTCACTAGAGAACTCTCTGAAAGGTAACAAGAAAAGTTTGTAATTTGGTGGCTATTTCTGCCTTAACAAATTATATTTACTAATGAATATAGTACATGGCAGcacaatgaaaatttaaaatagtgTTGATACCTGTTGACTCACTGAACACTGCTTTAATTTGTTGCACATTCTTCTGTGCATATCCTGCCAAAGGCATGCTTTTGAGTTAACTGGCACCTCTCCATTGCTAAGTGCATGTGTTCCTTGAAATTGAATCTTCCTTCTATTAGGGTGGCATCCTGTCTTGTTACAGGGAAGGATTTCAGAGACATTCTGATTAGGTTAATTTTTGACAATTTAAACTGACCCACAGTCCTATAaaccatttttaaacacaaaggtAAATGACAAAGCGTTTACTGTCCATATACAATAACCAAAGAAGCAGAAGGTGATTTGAAATTAGAGCACAGCCGTTTTAAATCAGATCTTTATTATAATGTCAATATGGACAACATTCCTAGACATAAAGGCGGTCCAAATAATAAGCTGTATTCCATAAACAGTTCAACTTAAATTAGTTATTGTGAAACTGCAGACTGTTATTGCTGATAAAGACTATCCATAAGCATTATAGTATATATTAACTATAAATATTTAATCTTAATCCCATTTCTGACATTCACTTCTGAAGACATAAAAGACCAGCTTCTTGGTGTTtgtgttgttttggtttttttttttggtttttttcccttCTTGTGGTCTAATCAGTATACTTTGCTTTGTTTTACAGACCAAAATAAAGAGGGAGATGCTCTTAATATACCACCATCGCTGAAGGTGAACAATTCTCGCACTGCACGGTCTTTGGAGAATACAGAGGATGAGCATCTGCCGTGCCAACGTTATCCACTCTATGTAGACTTTGAGGAGATTGGTTGGTCTGGCTGGATCATCTCTCCCCGCGGTTACAATGCCCACCATTGCAAAGGTTCCTGTCCCTTTCCACTAGGCCAAAACATGCGACCTACTAATCATGCCACAGTGCAGTCCATCATTCATGCACTTAAGCTCACTAAGGGTATAGAAACACCATGTTGTGTTCCTGATAAGCTTTTCTCTGTTAATTTGCTCTATTTTGATGATGATGAGAATGTGGTCCTAAAGCAGTACGATGATATGGTGGCAGGTAGCTGTGGTTGCCACTGAATTTGGGTTGAGTGCAGATAAAGTAGCTCTTTTCCCCAAAATCTTTCTTGTCAGCAAGCTGCCAAACTAAACAGCTGGAGACAAGAAGACTCAAAGTGCAGACTTTTATGTGTTCTGCAGAAGACAGGAATTATAGGTCCTGTAATGAATTAAGATGAAACATTTAATGCAGTCTCTTTTGGGGGagtgtaaatattgtgtaatCTAACTAAGGTTGTTATATTTTACCTGAGAGACtaaaaagcaacagaaaaaagtgGGTTGCTTAACATAAAGCAATGGCCTTTAAGCTATAAAGGAATGCTTTTGCCCAAATCAGCCAAGAATGAGATACCTGGGTTTAAGCTAGCATCTATCTGAAATACTTTCTTGCAACTGACGGGCCATAACTTCAAGAAGACAAATGGTGACACGATGCAGTGATATTGGCTCCATTAACAGAGGGAACAGATCCTTATTCCCTCATGCTGTTCAACTCTCTAGGCAGGACAAAGAAAAAGTTTGCCAAGCTATTGTATCAGTATTTCCTGTACAGGGGGTAAAAAGTCTAAGTAAGGTTAAACCAACCAAAATATCTGGCAGCTGTGGAGTCTCTAAAATTGTTTGGACTAGTGTacagcaaaaaagggaaaagtgTGCTAGTTATGAATGCTTCATCAGGTGTATTAATATAATTTCTGTATTCTCTGTTTCCATTGCCACTGTGTTGTACACTCTGAACTTATATACTCATTTTTTATAGCCACCATGTGGCCAAACAAGTATGCAAGAGCTGGACATCAACAGCTAGCTTAAGTGTATTACAGCATGATTTGACTGCATGCTggtgtatttttgtgtgtgtcagcTAGATGGCATTTAGTCAATTTCCAAACTGGATGGGGGCAGACACCAAGAAACCACAACCAGTATTTTTTTGGGAGAAGATTATGTCTGCTGTGTaagataaatgtaaatatagagAGAGTTTAATATATGAAgggatggacatttttttttttacattttgtatatgTGTAAATTTGTAAAAGTAAACCCCTACATAACTAAGAGTAATAATTCTTATAaaggttaaataaataataaaatgaatgcagtgaCATCtgaatgctattttttatttcagttagatTATCTGATTTTCAGATTATAATATTAGATTCAAAGAAAAGACTCTTCACAAAATACATTCTACATTCTCTAATAAGTATATCCAAAGTGCAAACGAGTTgatataaaaacagcaaaaagctTATTATAAATCAGGACACATTTACTGCTGTTACTGTTAATTCAGACAACAtcttaatcttttttattttatatagagtaCTACGAAGAAACAAAACACCCAAAATCATCCATGAAGATAGATATGTTATGGAAGAAATTTAATTCACTTACCCATTAATGAAGACTTAGGCATCAGCAGAAGTGGTGACCTGCAGGATTAACTTTATAaccaatttaaataatattattttttgtatttacaaaGGCCATACATTTCAGGGCTGCAATTAAAAcctagtaaataaaatatttagggCAAGAATACAATTAAACAAAGGACTAAAATGCTTATAGTTTCTCATTAAGCCACTACAGACTACATACTAGAATATACTATAAGAATTTCTGTgacaatacatttatatattaatacTTTGTATGTATGCAGGGTCTACTTAGTTGACAAGATACATAACTTTGACTATAACATTTATACAATGTTGCATTATTGCTAATATTTTTAATCttattaaaagaaaagtaaaaggcatAGAACTTTCAATATGCTTTATTcagcaaaacattttattcaCATTTACATCAAAATTATCACCAAGCATCTCTGCACAACCGCACAGCTTAACAATTATGGACTGATAACACAAGTAAAAATAGCTTTAGCAAGTACTCAATGTCAATTTTACCAGTCACTTTAGCTTCTGCTGTGACAGgatcaattacattttaataatatttaccatatatacagatgtacaggcaataatatatatattatatatacacacacacagggaaaAAGAACAtcaacttacagtggtgtgaaaaactatttgcccccttcctgatttcttattcttttgcatgtttgtcacacaaaatgtttctgatcatcaaacacatttaaccattagtcaaatataacacaagtaaatacaaaatgcagtttttaaatgatggtttttattatttagggagaaaaaaaatccaaacctacatggccctgtgtgaaaaagtaattggcccccttgttaaaaaataacctaactgtggtgtatcacacctgagttcaatttcgtagccacccccaggcctgattactgccacacctgtttcaatcaagaaatcacttaaataggagctgcctgacacagagaagtagaccaaaagcacctcaaaagctagacatcatgccaagatccaaagaaattcaggaacaaatgagaacagaagtaattgagatctatcagtctggtaaaggttataaagccatttctaaagctttgggactccagcgaaccacagtgagagccatcatccacaaatggcaaaaacatggaacagtggtgaaccttgccaggagtggccggccgaccaaaattaccccaagagtgcagagacgactcatccgagaggtcacaaaagaccccaggacaacgtctaaagaactgcaggcctcacttgcctcaattaagatcagtgttcacaactccaccataagaaagagactgggcaaaaacggcctgcatggcagatttccaagacgcaaaccactgttaagcaaaatgaacattagggctcgtctcaattttgctaagaaacatctcaatgattgccaagacttttgggaaaataccttgtggactgatgagacaaaagttgaactttttggaaggcaaactgtcccgttacatctggcgtaaaaggaacacagcatttcagaaaaagaacatcataccaacagtaaaatatggtggtggtagtgtgatggtctggggttgttttgctgcttcaggacctggaaagcttgctgtgatagatggaaccatgaattctactgtctaccaaaaaatcctgaaggagaatgtccggccatctgttcgtcaactcaagctgaagcgatctttggtgctgcaacaggacaatgacccaaaacacaccaggaaatccacctctgaatggctgaagaaaaacaaaatgaagactttggagtggcctagtcaaagtcctgacctgaatccaattgagatgctatggcatggccttaaaaaggcggttcatgctagaaaaccttcaaataaagctgaattacaacaattctgcaaagatgagtgggccaaaattcctccagagcgctgtaaaagactcattgcaagttatcgcaaacgcttgattgcagttatttgctgctaagggtggcccaaccagttattaggttcagggggcaattactttttcacacagagccatgtaggtttggattttttttctccctaaataataaaaaccatcatttaaaaactgcattttgtgtttacttgtgtgatatttgactaatggttaaatgtgtttgatgatcagaaacattttgtgtgacaaacatgcaaaagaataagaaatcaggaaggggtcaaatagtttttcacaccactgtagatgtaCCACTACCTGAAATGTACTTTTGGCTCTGTACTGGCATTCAGTGTATACTGTGATTCACTCCATAGCAAAACCATTCAATAATAACCATCTTCAGCTGTAAAAAGGTGGTAAAAGAAAAACGGTCTATAATCTTATTAGAGTGTTGGGATAAGGCAATGCATTTtgacattttacagaaaatgctTCTTGCATCCAAGTTTCACTTAACAATAGTAGTCACAGTACacacaacattttaaacaaatcagCATAATTTTTTCAATAACACACATTTTCCAAGACCCATCAGGCAGATCAGACCAGCGCAAAACAAATTAGGCTACATTCATTAGCTTAATGTTAATAAAGTAGACAAGAGGACACTCTGAAACTTTATAGCCCTAGTCTGTGGATTCAATTTACAAATGTATAGGCTGGGAAATTCCTCTAGTCCTGGGAAGTGCACTTGGGTCTTATAGATTCTGGATCACTTCCAGATCTCATCATGTTTATTACTGCCATTTTTCTGGGCCAGGTAAACCATTTGCAGTTGGTCAGCCGCCAGTCTAAACTTCAGTGGGGCTAAAATATTCAAATCCTTAAATATTAACCTGCTCCCACAAAAGTGTACAATTATATAGCCCTTTGGGAGGATGCTGAGGGAAAGCAGATTATGTCACTGTTTTCAACTTGTTATGACCATGATGTGCCTACACCATACTTTCCCCAAAAGAAGTGGAGAATTGCCACCTAGACTGGATAAAAGGTCAAAATCAGGTGATTTGATTCCTGCGTATGAAACATGAGTAGTTCCActgaaaagaaatataaacacaGCAGCACAATCCATATCCCTTAATTTAATGGCTGAAGTGAAATttgaacaatgaaaaataatacaaagttAAAGAATCAGAAATGCAAGCAATAACAATCTTGGTacacatattgtatattataaaaaCTCCCATTTAGAGTCATATCTACAAAATAAAAGTatctgttttatatacagtagaaaatAATTTCAAGTATAAACATGAGAAAACATTAAAGACATCCATCGTTTTCatacaattaaaattttgtcAATGCAGTCTTATTAAACTACAAAAATTGTCACCTAAAAGAACAGGAAAAGTCAAAGTTAATACCACCACTCTTAAGTACTTGataatgaaaataaagttttGCAAAATTGAAGGTAAACTATTCATCTTATTTTACCCATGAACACCAACATAAAATACCTTATTACGTAGGCAGGAAAGGGTCACTTCActcattaacacactactctaCAGCCACCACTCAGGGATATACTATTCCACAGCTGGCAGCAACATCATTAATGCCTTATGAAGCTTTCAAAACAGCACAATTGGTTTTTAGTCAGCCAGTAAATGAAGCCTCTATATCACCGATTGAAAAGTTGGGCCCTGCATGTGAGATAAACCATCAAAATagttagatatatatatttatcttatttaaaagggaacaaaGCCAGAAAAAGTCGGCACAAAAAGTGAGAGGTGAAAAAATGGCAGCTTCAAATGAAAGGAATACCAATACCTATATATTTCACTGCatggaaatataaaaattgtATAGGTTGGGTAGTGGTTCACTATAGCCTATAATAGACAGGACTATATAAGGAAGAGTTAATAAGTTTATGGATACTTGTCTTACAGACTTGTAATGTAGTGTTGTGAAAATTGTCAGAAAATTATTACTGAAGAATCTCCTTTAGATAGTAAATCATATATTAATGCCGATGCAGCTTCATATGTTTGCAATATTTTGATCATTACTCGTAGATAAAACATtagttaaaaaatacacaaaaatataaatttgagAAGAGAGCTGCGGTAGTAATATGGTACATTCAAGTCACAAACACAGATATCTAGTCTCTTATCACTACCAAATATAGTGGTGCTGACAATTAACTTTAGCAGAATATTATTTTCTCACtgtattttataatagagat includes:
- the LOC120537821 gene encoding anti-dorsalizing morphogenic protein, coding for MMLFASNSMLLSTIVMLTYASLGVSRPTSNFVDPDFPITEDPEEMRAEALKRLLEVFGMEDPPHTKGLHKQPPQYMLDLYNTVADVDGVTKDPDLLEGNTVRSFFNKIHSEQIQFLFNLSTVAKTEKVLTAELHLFKLRQRATPALNRHHFCQVNVYQVMDNRKASHKLLSSRLVPIHTTGWEVFSITHAVRAWTADENSNHGLLVTVRSLGGTNLDPNLIRFASGRDHHESKQPMLVLFTDDGRRAASLENSLKDQNKEGDALNIPPSLKVNNSRTARSLENTEDEHLPCQRYPLYVDFEEIGWSGWIISPRGYNAHHCKGSCPFPLGQNMRPTNHATVQSIIHALKLTKGIETPCCVPDKLFSVNLLYFDDDENVVLKQYDDMVAGSCGCH